The Methanohalophilus portucalensis DNA window GGAGGAGATTGAATGAGCGGGGAGGATGTTGATGAGATTACAAAGATCGTGGTGATTGACTCAGACAGTGTACTTCCTTCTGATGCTGCGATGAAAATCTATGAGTCCGATGTAGATATTACCATTAAGGAAACCTGTTTCGGCACAATGGTAACAGGTCCGCGTGATTCAGTGGAAAAGGTAGTAGCCGAAGTAAGGGCCCTTGATCCGAATCATGTTTTTGTGAAACAGAGGGGTTTCCCGCCAGGTGATGAACGTCGCTGCAGGGCTTCCAGAGGCGGAGGTCCAAGGCCGGGGTTTCATTACCTGAGAACCGAAGTAGCATCATTGCCCATCATCAGCAGAGCTCTTGATGAGTATGAAACATATAATCCGTCTGAAAAGGAAGAATCTCCTGACAAAATTTCACCATCCAAACTTAAAGATATTATAGAATCCGAATTATGAGGTGACACCTTGGCAAAAATTTTCATCTATCCCACTAACAGCCTTATCCTTTCTGATCTTGTTGAAAGGTTTGGCCATAAACCCCTTGCAATGATGGAGAAGATCCGGGAAAAAATCACTACAGTAGGTGTAGATTCCCCGCCGATAAATATTACTCCCGAAGATCCCAAACTTGGTTTGAAATATGCTGCAGTGGAAGTTCCTGCCGGTGTGAGGGGCCGCATGTCCATAGTGGGTCCCCAGATTGATGAAGCCGAAGCTGCGATCATAGTGCTGGATTCGGCATCTGCTTTTGGTTGCATGGGTTGTGCACGTACCAATGAACTTACTAAGTTCCTTGCACGCCAAAAGGACATCCCCCGTCTTGAAGTCAAATATCCTCGCACCGAAGAAGAAGGTAAAGATT harbors:
- a CDS encoding methanogenesis marker 5 protein; its protein translation is MAKIFIYPTNSLILSDLVERFGHKPLAMMEKIREKITTVGVDSPPINITPEDPKLGLKYAAVEVPAGVRGRMSIVGPQIDEAEAAIIVLDSASAFGCMGCARTNELTKFLARQKDIPRLEVKYPRTEEEGKDFVYQIAEFLKSLPNEEDEE
- a CDS encoding methanogenesis marker 6 protein: MSGEDVDEITKIVVIDSDSVLPSDAAMKIYESDVDITIKETCFGTMVTGPRDSVEKVVAEVRALDPNHVFVKQRGFPPGDERRCRASRGGGPRPGFHYLRTEVASLPIISRALDEYETYNPSEKEESPDKISPSKLKDIIESEL